A stretch of the Agelaius phoeniceus isolate bAgePho1 chromosome 1, bAgePho1.hap1, whole genome shotgun sequence genome encodes the following:
- the LOC143695351 gene encoding uncharacterized protein LOC143695351 — MTELTHAYGGTGAALRPLRPPAGLCGDCSPGAATRGQRPSPGSAGRARLRALPQQRRRPRTTAPGVPSGARPPRHCPAGLGWAGPGRAGPPGVAGSSAGGGAAGGGGGQEEDFFLPF, encoded by the coding sequence ATGACTGAGCTAACGCACGCATACGGCGGCACGGGCGCTGCTCTGCGGCCGCTCCGGCCCCCGGCGGGGCTGTGCGGTGACTGCAGCCCGGGCGCCGCGACCCGCGGGCAGCGCCCGAGCCCCGGGtccgcggggcgggcgcggctccgggcgctgccgcagcagcgccgccgcccgcggACTACAGCTCCCGGCGTGCCGAGCGgagcccgcccgccccggcactgcccggctgggctgggctgggccgggccgggccgggccgggccgcctgGGGTCGCTGGGAGCAGCGCGGGCGGGGGCGCGGCCGGTGGCGGAGGCGGGCAGGAGGAAG
- the TMEM74 gene encoding transmembrane protein 74: protein MACMELLYLAEESREVPLGTTTGWSLPPHPYEQQQCEGGEVDPRAAAAVAALHCERHCKPLQRGPVAEPPLASQPSSLGTSPQEHPAPSSTSQPCHPAESLPREEDGGKKKACCCAQELETSFTYVDENVNLEHARSPPTPTGGQDAPLQQHSCRELPPEWAHDSPSLVSEEDDAASEAAAGKSVDYGFISAILFLVSGILLVIISYVVPRDVTVDPNTVAAREMERLENESARIGAHLDRCVIAGLCLLTLGGVVLSSLLMMSMWKGELYRRSRFASSKESAKLYGSFNFRMKSGANDNMLELSLVEEDVLAIDN, encoded by the coding sequence ATGGCTTGCATGGAGCTTCTCTACCTGGCCGAGGAGAGCAGAGAGGTGCCCCTGGGCACCACTACTGGCTGGAGCCTGCCCCCCCATCCCTacgagcagcagcagtgtgaggGGGGTGAGGTGGACCCCAGAGCAGCCGCTGCCGTGGCAGCCCTGCACTGTGAACGGCACTGCAAGCCCTTGCAGAGGGGCCCTGTGGCTGAGCCCCCCCTGGCATCCCAGCCCTCCTCCCTGGGCACCTCGCCCCAGGAGCACCCTGCCCcctccagcacatcccagccctgccacccagCCGAGAGCTTGCCCAGGGAAGAGGATGGAGGGAAGAAGAAagcctgctgctgtgcccaggaacTCGAGACATCCTTCACTTATGTGGATGAAAATGTAAATCTGGAGCATGCAAGAAGTCCCCCCACTCCTACAGGTGGCCAGGAtgcccctctgcagcagcattcctgcagggagctgccacctGAATGGGCACACGATTCTCCTTCCTTGGTCTCTGAGGAGGACGATGCTGCCTcggaggcagcagctgggaaatcCGTTGACTATGGATTCATTAGTGCCATTTTGTTCCTGGTTAGTGGCATTTTGCTGGTGATAATTTCCTACGTGGTACCCAGAGATGTGACTGTGGATCCCAACACTGTGGCTGCCCGGGAGATGGAGAGGCTGGAGAACGAGAGCGCAAGGATCGGTGCTCACTTGGACCGCTGTGTTATCGCTGGGCTGTGTCTCTTAACCCTGGGGGGCGTGGTGCTCTCCAGCCTGCTGATGATGTCCATGTGGAAAGGGGAGCTGTACCGGAGGAGCAGGTTTGCATCCTCCAAGGAGTCTGCAAAGCTGTATGGATCTTTCAATTTTAGAATGAAGTCTGGAGCAAATGATAATATGCTCGAGCTGTCGTTAGTTGAGGAAGATGTGCTTGCCATAGATAATTAG